From the Planctomycetota bacterium genome, the window TCGGGCTCTCGCTGGCGCAGGGCGTGGTCGTGGCGTTCAACAACCCGGCGTGGCAGGTGCTGACGCCCCGGCTGGTGCCCCGCGCGGACCTGGTGAAGGCGATCACGCTCCAGGGCATCTCGTTCAACGCCGCCCGCGCGGTGGGGCCGGCGCTCGCGGGGGTCATCATGGGCCTCTGGAGCCCGATGGCGCTGTTCGTGGTAAACGCGGTGAGCTTCATCGGCGTCATGGTCGCGGTGCTCACCACGCCCGACGCCCCGGTGGTGAACCCCGAGAGTCGCTGGTGGCGAAAGCTCTGGGCCGACACGAAGTTCTCGGCGGAGTTCGTGTTCAAGCGGCGGGGGCCCCGGGCGGCGCTGCTCGCCACCACCGTCTTCGCGGCGTTCGGCACGCCCGTGCTGCGGTTCCTCTCGATGTTCGTGTCGAGCGTGTACCACCTCGAGGAACGCACGTTCGGGGTGCTGACCGGGGTCATGGGCGCGGGCGCGGTGGCCGGGGGCTTCGCGATGAAGCTCGTCCCCCCGTGGTACCCGCGCCATCACTTCATCCCGCTCTCGGTGCTCATGGGAGGGTTCTGGATCCTGCTCTTCTCGATCACGAGCAACCCGTGGATCGCCGGCGGGCTGATGTTCTTCGTCGGGTGGTTCTGGATGTGGTCGTTCAACTCGGCGATGAGCGCCCTCCAGATGCTCGTGGAAGACGCCGTCCGCGGGCGCGCGCTCGCGCTCGTGAACGTCGTGGCGCTCGGGGCCATGCCCCTGGGGTACTTCTTCGCCAGCGGCGTGGGCGAGGGGGTCGCGGCCGCGGTGAAGCGGGCCGCCCCTGATGCATGGCACGACGGGCTCGCCACCCAGACCGGCGTCGGCGTCTGCGCCGCGATCCTGTTCATCGCGGGCATCGTGATGCTCACCTTCCGCACGCCCGAGGTGGACGGCCTGTCGCCGGGCGATCCCGGGTACGACCGGCGGCCCGGGCTCATCCGGGGGCTGTTCGCGCGGGCGCATCGCCCGCCGTCCGCCTAGGTCGCCGGGCCTTCGCCCGTCGTGTCCGCCGGCGCCCTGGGCGAGTCGCTCCACCCGCGCACACCTTCCAGCGACGTCGGGAGCGTCCCGGTGCGGTCGGCCGGAACGACGCTCAGCGCCCCGCTCGACTCGAGCACGACCGCCTCGACCTGGCGCAGCGCACCGAAGCCCTCGCTGCGCACGCCCGTTCGGACTTCGTCTTCGGTGATGCGTTCGTCCTGCATGGCGTCGCGGAGGAAGCGGCCCCGGAAGCAGAGCAGGCGCGGCTCGGACTTCACGACGCGGTCGGCCGCCCGGACGCGCACCGACAGCCACGTCACCACGAACTGCATGGAGAGGAGCAGCACGAAGGCCAGCACGCCGTCGGCGAGCGCGGTGGACCTCGAGAGCAGCGCGGTGGCGAGCGTGGACCCGAGTGCGACGGTCACCACGAGGTCGAAGGCGTTGAACTGCGAGAGGGATCGCTTGCCGTACACGCGGATGAGCAGCACGAGGGCGACGTACGAGCACGCGCCAACGACGAGGATCCGCAGCAGCGAGTCGGTGCTGGTGAAGAACATGCCGTGGGAGTGCGGCCGGTCAGGGCGTGGGGTTGCCGCCGGTCACGCCGTGAATCTCGCCGGTGACGTAGCTCGCGTCGTTGCTCGCCAGAAGCACGTAGGTGGGGGCGAGCTCGACGGGCTGGCCGGGGCGTT encodes:
- a CDS encoding MFS transporter, with the protein product MQTPSAGASPGTDDAPPSRWGVLRHRHFRTVWIASFGSYVGGWFEFVGVQWIVTEKTGEMVWSSYLGAAQLLPSLVLGILGGVVADRVNRKKLLLVTQAAMMVIAIAFALVVWLDPPQRVLLPALLGLSLAQGVVVAFNNPAWQVLTPRLVPRADLVKAITLQGISFNAARAVGPALAGVIMGLWSPMALFVVNAVSFIGVMVAVLTTPDAPVVNPESRWWRKLWADTKFSAEFVFKRRGPRAALLATTVFAAFGTPVLRFLSMFVSSVYHLEERTFGVLTGVMGAGAVAGGFAMKLVPPWYPRHHFIPLSVLMGGFWILLFSITSNPWIAGGLMFFVGWFWMWSFNSAMSALQMLVEDAVRGRALALVNVVALGAMPLGYFFASGVGEGVAAAVKRAAPDAWHDGLATQTGVGVCAAILFIAGIVMLTFRTPEVDGLSPGDPGYDRRPGLIRGLFARAHRPPSA
- a CDS encoding DUF421 domain-containing protein, whose product is MFFTSTDSLLRILVVGACSYVALVLLIRVYGKRSLSQFNAFDLVVTVALGSTLATALLSRSTALADGVLAFVLLLSMQFVVTWLSVRVRAADRVVKSEPRLLCFRGRFLRDAMQDERITEDEVRTGVRSEGFGALRQVEAVVLESSGALSVVPADRTGTLPTSLEGVRGWSDSPRAPADTTGEGPAT